In Methanomassiliicoccales archaeon, one DNA window encodes the following:
- a CDS encoding NYN domain-containing protein translates to MGKRVVILVDGSNLFLSSKRLGKNVWPPDLARLLLPHIEGDLDPIHRTYYFTSVDRRNQAQRRALNHMAKSGVIVHDFDLKDYSGRKQCAKCNRTCEECGRDLRKKPHKEKMVDIALATKAIELAYQDDPHARIRA, encoded by the coding sequence ATGGGGAAAAGAGTGGTCATTTTAGTTGATGGCTCTAACTTGTTCTTAAGCTCGAAGAGGTTGGGAAAGAACGTTTGGCCCCCGGATCTCGCTAGGCTCCTCCTACCACACATCGAGGGGGACCTTGACCCGATCCATAGGACCTACTATTTCACGTCGGTCGACAGGAGGAACCAAGCGCAACGCAGGGCGCTCAATCACATGGCCAAGTCAGGCGTCATCGTTCATGACTTCGATCTGAAGGATTATTCTGGTCGAAAGCAATGCGCGAAATGCAACCGCACTTGCGAAGAATGTGGACGGGACCTAAGGAAGAAACCTCATAAGGAGAAGATGGTCGACATTGCGCTAGCCACCAAAGCCATCGAGCTGGCATATCAGGATGATCCCCATGCTCGCATACGAGCTTGA